A genomic window from Azotosporobacter soli includes:
- a CDS encoding 3D domain-containing protein: MKKNAYLSMLAACLVLTVSTSADAASSTSQVKAAAVGKTSTVQAQPTVVDDGTVRLGMRGEEVKIVQRLLAEMGFYVGDIDGIFGNGTLQAVRDFQTVHNLIADGVVGKETLATMKRSEASGISTSRFSRSLTMSASAYSRFDAGNSDYTCRGNLLRKGLVAVDPNVIPLGTRLYIPGYGYAIADDTGGAIRGNKIDLAFDSHEEAIQFGRQRITVNILD, encoded by the coding sequence TTGAAAAAAAACGCCTATCTCAGTATGCTTGCTGCATGTTTGGTGCTAACGGTTTCGACTTCCGCTGATGCGGCTTCTTCCACATCACAAGTAAAAGCGGCAGCTGTTGGGAAAACATCAACGGTGCAAGCGCAACCGACAGTTGTGGATGACGGTACTGTTCGTTTGGGGATGCGGGGAGAAGAAGTTAAAATTGTTCAGCGCCTTTTAGCGGAAATGGGATTTTACGTTGGAGATATTGATGGTATTTTTGGCAATGGCACGCTGCAAGCGGTGCGAGATTTTCAAACGGTCCATAACCTGATTGCGGATGGCGTTGTTGGCAAAGAAACATTGGCAACAATGAAACGGAGCGAGGCCTCGGGTATTTCAACGAGCCGGTTCAGCCGCTCGTTGACTATGAGTGCTTCAGCGTATTCGCGCTTTGATGCGGGAAATTCGGATTATACTTGCCGCGGTAACTTGCTGCGCAAAGGTTTAGTAGCGGTTGATCCTAATGTTATTCCGCTTGGGACGAGATTGTATATTCCTGGTTATGGCTATGCTATTGCGGACGATACTGGTGGAGCGATTCGAGGCAATAAAATTGATCTGGCTTTTGATAGTCATGAAGAAGCGATTCAATTTGGGCGACAACGAATTACCGTGAATATTTTGGATTAA
- a CDS encoding hydantoinase/carbamoylase family amidase, whose product MAGEWLWIERELKKLAEFSVGNKGISRLAFSPEEKAARLHIESLMQEIGMQTRVDAAGNLIGRLEGRDSGAAVVATGSHLDTVPEGGRLDGVLGVLCSLAAVKAAAKQGELRHPVELIVFSGEEPSRFGLEAIGCKAMVGLADPGNWQKLKDETGTNLKNAFEEFELAWVDIPNATRSKGEIKAFLEVNIEQGGILEKVGMSLGMVEEGVAPIRFKIVVEGLAAHTGVTPVEERQDALVTSAKMILAVQEIAQEHSGEGIIATIGQLKVSPGAINVVPGQVEMWAEICGRNGESVIECLQEVKDAISTIAEEEETTVCIEMLSADRAVRLSETIIELIEDLCQVKGIRCKRLENASGKNAMHMARICSAGLLVLPVRGTINEQLVESSEIENAVEVMTEALMRLAQ is encoded by the coding sequence ATGGCTGGAGAATGGCTTTGGATTGAACGTGAATTGAAAAAGTTAGCTGAATTTAGTGTAGGCAACAAAGGAATCAGCCGGCTTGCTTTTTCGCCCGAAGAGAAAGCGGCTCGTCTTCATATTGAATCACTCATGCAAGAAATTGGCATGCAGACGCGTGTGGATGCAGCAGGAAATTTGATTGGCAGATTGGAAGGGCGCGATAGTGGTGCTGCGGTAGTTGCGACCGGTTCGCACTTGGACACGGTTCCAGAGGGGGGCAGACTGGATGGGGTGCTAGGGGTGCTGTGTTCGCTTGCCGCAGTTAAGGCTGCTGCTAAGCAAGGTGAGCTGCGTCATCCGGTAGAATTGATCGTGTTTTCCGGTGAAGAGCCTAGTCGTTTTGGCCTCGAGGCCATTGGCTGTAAAGCGATGGTTGGACTTGCGGATCCTGGAAATTGGCAAAAATTGAAAGATGAGACAGGTACAAATCTGAAAAATGCTTTTGAAGAATTTGAATTAGCGTGGGTGGATATTCCGAACGCAACACGAAGTAAAGGTGAAATTAAAGCGTTTTTAGAAGTGAATATAGAACAGGGCGGTATTCTTGAAAAGGTTGGCATGTCATTAGGGATGGTTGAAGAAGGCGTAGCGCCGATTCGATTTAAAATTGTGGTAGAGGGTTTGGCAGCTCATACTGGCGTTACGCCGGTAGAGGAACGTCAAGATGCGTTGGTGACGTCGGCAAAGATGATTCTCGCCGTGCAGGAAATTGCACAAGAACACTCGGGAGAAGGAATTATTGCAACAATCGGGCAGCTGAAGGTTTCTCCTGGTGCAATCAATGTGGTTCCAGGACAGGTTGAAATGTGGGCGGAAATATGCGGGCGAAATGGCGAAAGTGTTATTGAATGTTTGCAGGAGGTCAAAGATGCAATTAGTACGATCGCCGAGGAAGAAGAGACGACTGTGTGCATTGAAATGTTGTCGGCAGATCGAGCGGTGCGATTATCCGAAACAATTATTGAATTGATAGAGGATTTATGCCAGGTCAAAGGAATTAGATGCAAACGACTTGAAAATGCTTCCGGGAAAAATGCGATGCATATGGCGCGGATTTGTAGTGCGGGCTTATTGGTCTTGCCCGTTAGAGGAACCATTAATGAACAACTGGTGGAGTCTTCAGAAATTGAAAATGCTGTTGAAGTGATGACGGAAGCGTTGATGAGGCTGGCGCAATAA
- a CDS encoding NAD(P)/FAD-dependent oxidoreductase — MEIKKDLLEKGAILQRDKKTFAIAPHIPGGIILDSNVLRKIADVADKYNAKALKVTSAQRIAIVGIEEAQIDAAWAELDMDKGSAIGLCVRSVKICPATHFCKRAQQDAVTLGLALDERYHGMALPSKFKIGVSGCMNSCSENAIKDLGLMGTPKGYSIFIGGNAGVKPRLADRLMDAVPQEEVIAVVDKIVDYYKKNAKTNERMGMMIERLGFESVKAAILG; from the coding sequence ATGGAAATTAAAAAGGATTTATTAGAAAAAGGGGCTATACTGCAGCGGGACAAAAAAACATTTGCGATTGCGCCGCATATCCCGGGCGGTATCATCTTAGATTCCAATGTGTTAAGAAAAATTGCTGATGTTGCTGATAAGTATAATGCGAAAGCGTTAAAAGTCACTAGTGCGCAAAGAATTGCCATTGTGGGGATCGAAGAAGCGCAAATTGATGCAGCGTGGGCAGAACTAGATATGGATAAGGGAAGTGCGATTGGTTTATGTGTACGAAGCGTTAAGATTTGTCCGGCAACTCATTTTTGCAAACGGGCACAACAAGATGCCGTAACATTGGGTCTAGCTCTTGACGAACGGTATCATGGCATGGCACTGCCGTCAAAATTTAAAATTGGCGTATCCGGCTGCATGAATTCCTGCAGTGAAAATGCGATCAAAGATCTTGGGCTGATGGGAACACCAAAGGGTTATAGCATTTTTATCGGCGGCAATGCCGGCGTGAAACCACGACTTGCGGATCGTCTCATGGATGCTGTGCCTCAGGAAGAAGTTATAGCAGTTGTAGATAAGATTGTTGATTATTACAAGAAAAACGCTAAGACAAATGAACGAATGGGAATGATGATTGAGCGGCTCGGATTTGAATCTGTGAAAGCGGCAATCCTCGGTTGA
- a CDS encoding ferritin family protein gives MREKLFSDVEGLRIAMEIEARGMAFYQKAYEHAQKPEHKDLFLFLKHEEVAHYEAFKSMYEQIKAQDGSQDTEYLFDQESSRYLTVLAEGHVFPASDTAATAVAKMDSLEEVLKLALQAEKDSILFYDELARQSKFEKAKKIFSKLKEEEQTHVVKLREIIKGWA, from the coding sequence ATGAGAGAAAAACTGTTCAGCGATGTAGAAGGATTACGGATAGCGATGGAAATTGAGGCGCGCGGCATGGCTTTTTATCAAAAAGCGTATGAGCATGCACAAAAGCCAGAACATAAGGATTTGTTCTTGTTTTTAAAACACGAGGAAGTTGCTCACTATGAGGCGTTTAAGTCTATGTATGAACAAATAAAAGCGCAAGATGGTTCGCAGGATACGGAGTATTTGTTTGATCAGGAATCTTCACGTTACTTGACGGTCTTGGCTGAAGGACATGTTTTTCCTGCAAGTGATACGGCTGCGACTGCCGTTGCTAAAATGGATTCTTTAGAAGAGGTACTCAAATTAGCGTTGCAGGCGGAAAAAGATTCTATTTTGTTTTATGACGAGCTTGCACGTCAGTCTAAGTTTGAAAAGGCCAAGAAAATTTTCAGTAAGCTCAAAGAAGAAGAACAAACGCATGTAGTTAAACTGCGTGAAATTATTAAAGGTTGGGCATAA
- the tpx gene encoding thiol peroxidase has translation MNKRNGIVKFGGHPVTLVGTEVKIGTSAPNFTALNTDLTPFTLESTAGHIRIISVVPSIDTSVCDMQTRWFNEEAAKLPNVKIISISVDLPFALKKYCATQGIENVHTVSDHKDLNFGLNYGFVIDEFRLLTRGIVVIDAAGIVRHVEYVPNVGDQPNYESALQAVKAALK, from the coding sequence ATGAATAAGCGTAATGGAATCGTAAAGTTCGGCGGCCATCCCGTTACCCTGGTCGGCACTGAAGTTAAAATCGGTACTTCTGCACCAAATTTTACTGCTTTGAATACGGATTTGACTCCGTTTACTTTAGAAAGCACAGCCGGCCATATCCGTATCATCAGTGTCGTTCCATCTATCGACACCTCTGTGTGCGATATGCAAACACGTTGGTTCAATGAAGAAGCCGCAAAATTGCCAAACGTGAAAATCATTTCTATCAGCGTTGATCTTCCTTTTGCTTTGAAAAAATATTGCGCCACACAAGGCATTGAAAATGTGCACACGGTTTCCGATCATAAGGATCTTAACTTCGGCCTAAATTATGGTTTTGTAATTGATGAATTCCGATTGCTTACCCGTGGCATTGTCGTCATCGACGCCGCCGGCATCGTCCGTCATGTTGAATATGTGCCGAATGTTGGCGATCAACCGAATTACGAATCGGCTCTGCAAGCGGTTAAAGCTGCTCTTAAATA